In one window of Microcaecilia unicolor chromosome 9, aMicUni1.1, whole genome shotgun sequence DNA:
- the SNRPF gene encoding small nuclear ribonucleoprotein F, whose translation MSLPLNPKPFLNGLTGKPVMVKLKWGMEYKGYLVSVDGYMNMQLANTEEYIDGALSGHLGEVLIRCNNVLYIRGVEEEEEDGEMRE comes from the exons atg AGTTTACCATTAAACCCGAAGCCTTTCCTCAATGGACTGACTGGCAAACCAGTAATGGTCAAGCTGAAGTGGGGTATGGAGTATAAAGGATACTTGGTGTCTGTAGATGGGTACATGAACATGCAG CTTGCAAACACAGAAGAATACATAGATGGGGCATTGTCTGGACATCTCGGTGAAGTTTTGATCAG ATGTaacaatgttttgtatattcgAGGTgtagaagaggaagaggaggatggaGAAATGAGAGAATAA